Proteins from a single region of Geothrix sp. PMB-07:
- a CDS encoding efflux RND transporter periplasmic adaptor subunit, whose amino-acid sequence MKRNTWIGLGIGIAVVAGGTAYYLSRPKDEVKWRLGKLDRGNITQRINATGAVSPVVQVAVGTQVSGVIQALYVDYNSIVKKGQLIAQIDPTVWDTQLQDAQASLLKAEAAYSFAKADYQRSKRLSQEKLLADQDLETKETALKNAEGNLESAKASLERAKANRGYCDITAPVDGVVISRLADVGQTVAASFSTPNLFMIAQDLSQMKVQVNIGESDIDDVKVGQRALFTVDSLPDKQFRATVSLVRQEPVTTQNVVNYVVEMIVPNEPLGGADDTAKGADHEGWKGGGKTAAGQGARPNAAAGEREGAPDPEKVWERMKDRMTAQGVTKEQFLKRFKERMAVGGGRFGGGRPVQAMPASTSAPVGDRNALARIPGGASQLGGPKFTGDLALRSGMTANVTISTNQVKDVLRVPNAALRFNPAAFIKDEKKTDGPRLGQPAMMGGGPRPGGGAQQAGTGSKGGMVARREDRIWVLENGKPKAIVVKAGISDGQFTEVTGEGLNEGIQVLVGVDNSKQAGGAAAAPLGGTPGGRR is encoded by the coding sequence ATGAAGCGGAACACCTGGATTGGTCTTGGAATCGGCATCGCCGTGGTGGCTGGCGGAACCGCCTATTACCTCAGTCGGCCCAAGGATGAGGTGAAGTGGCGCCTGGGCAAGCTGGACCGCGGCAACATCACCCAGCGCATCAATGCGACGGGGGCGGTGAGCCCCGTGGTGCAGGTGGCCGTGGGCACCCAGGTCTCCGGCGTCATCCAGGCCCTCTACGTGGACTACAACAGCATCGTGAAGAAGGGGCAGCTCATTGCCCAGATCGATCCCACGGTGTGGGACACGCAGCTTCAGGATGCCCAGGCCAGCCTGCTGAAAGCCGAGGCCGCCTATTCCTTTGCCAAGGCGGACTACCAGCGGAGCAAGCGACTCTCCCAGGAGAAGCTGCTGGCGGACCAGGATCTGGAAACCAAGGAAACGGCCCTCAAGAATGCCGAGGGCAATCTGGAATCCGCCAAGGCCTCCCTCGAGCGGGCCAAGGCCAACCGAGGCTACTGCGACATCACGGCGCCCGTGGATGGTGTGGTCATCTCCCGTCTGGCCGACGTGGGCCAGACCGTGGCCGCCAGTTTCAGCACGCCCAACCTGTTCATGATCGCCCAGGACCTTTCCCAGATGAAGGTTCAGGTGAACATCGGCGAATCCGATATCGACGACGTCAAGGTGGGCCAGCGGGCCCTCTTCACGGTGGACAGCCTGCCGGACAAGCAGTTCCGGGCCACGGTGAGTCTGGTCCGCCAGGAGCCGGTCACCACCCAGAATGTGGTGAACTACGTGGTGGAGATGATCGTACCCAACGAACCCCTTGGGGGGGCGGATGACACGGCCAAGGGCGCGGACCATGAGGGCTGGAAGGGCGGAGGTAAGACCGCCGCTGGGCAGGGAGCCCGCCCGAACGCTGCGGCTGGCGAGCGCGAAGGCGCACCGGACCCCGAGAAGGTCTGGGAGCGCATGAAGGATCGCATGACGGCCCAGGGGGTCACGAAGGAGCAGTTCCTCAAGCGATTCAAAGAGCGCATGGCTGTGGGTGGCGGCCGATTCGGCGGTGGCCGGCCTGTCCAGGCGATGCCGGCCAGCACCTCGGCGCCGGTTGGGGACCGCAACGCCCTTGCCCGCATTCCAGGCGGCGCCAGCCAACTGGGCGGGCCCAAGTTCACGGGTGATCTGGCCCTGCGGTCGGGCATGACGGCCAATGTCACCATCAGCACCAATCAGGTGAAGGATGTCCTGCGAGTGCCCAACGCGGCCCTGCGCTTCAACCCTGCGGCCTTCATCAAGGATGAGAAGAAGACCGACGGCCCGCGGCTGGGACAACCCGCCATGATGGGCGGCGGCCCGCGTCCAGGCGGTGGTGCGCAGCAGGCCGGCACGGGCAGCAAGGGCGGCATGGTGGCCCGCCGGGAAGATCGCATCTGGGTGCTGGAGAATGGCAAGCCGAAGGCCATCGTGGTCAAGGCGGGCATCTCCGATGGCCAGTTCACGGAAGTGACTGGCGAAGGGCTCAATGAGGGAATACAGGTGCTCGTGGGTGTCGACAATTCCAAGCAGGCTGGCGGCGCTGCTGCGGCTCCGCTGGGTGGCACGCCAGGCGGACGGCGTTAA
- a CDS encoding ABC transporter permease, with protein sequence MSPTEFLKLALFAITRNKMRAFLTMLGIIVGVGAVIAMIGIGEGSKRASIALIQNMGSNMLTIFPGSGGNRFGPMAMGSADILLESDVPLIKQELAQSSVVTATQQVQTTRPVIYQGLNYVTQIQGTGPEFLEIRGWEVESGRFFTDAEVRGMAKVCVLGQTVKDNLFPNGDDPVGQTVRVGALPFLVVGVLEKKGAGMFGDQDDLIVAPYTSVMRKIMGRDKIQRIMASAQEGKAELAETEITALLRQRMKVAPKDDNPFMIRKQDDIVQMQTQQAGILTALLAVAASISLVVGGIGISNIMLVSVTERTREIGVRRALGATQRNILWQFLVEAVVLAFFGGIIGVAFAMSAIAILQKFQVPAVTETWAVVLGLGFSGIVGVVAGFLPALKAANLDVIDALRYE encoded by the coding sequence GTGTCTCCGACGGAATTCCTGAAGCTGGCCCTATTTGCCATCACCCGCAACAAGATGCGGGCCTTCCTCACCATGCTTGGCATCATCGTCGGCGTGGGGGCGGTCATCGCCATGATCGGCATCGGCGAGGGCTCTAAGCGCGCCTCCATCGCCCTGATCCAGAATATGGGTTCCAACATGCTGACCATTTTCCCGGGCAGCGGCGGCAACCGCTTCGGCCCCATGGCCATGGGCAGCGCCGACATCCTGCTGGAGAGCGATGTTCCCCTCATCAAGCAGGAGTTGGCCCAGAGCAGCGTGGTCACCGCCACGCAGCAGGTGCAGACGACGCGGCCCGTCATCTACCAGGGCCTCAACTACGTGACCCAGATCCAGGGGACGGGCCCTGAATTCCTGGAAATCCGGGGCTGGGAAGTGGAGAGCGGGCGTTTCTTCACAGACGCGGAAGTGCGCGGCATGGCCAAGGTATGCGTGCTGGGGCAGACCGTGAAGGACAACCTCTTTCCCAATGGGGATGATCCGGTGGGTCAGACCGTGCGTGTGGGCGCGCTGCCCTTCCTGGTGGTGGGTGTGCTGGAGAAGAAGGGCGCGGGCATGTTCGGTGATCAGGACGATCTCATCGTGGCGCCCTACACCTCGGTGATGCGGAAGATCATGGGCCGCGACAAGATCCAGCGCATCATGGCCAGTGCCCAGGAGGGCAAGGCGGAGTTGGCGGAAACTGAGATCACGGCCCTGCTGCGCCAACGCATGAAGGTGGCCCCCAAGGATGACAATCCGTTCATGATCCGCAAGCAGGATGACATCGTGCAGATGCAGACCCAGCAAGCGGGCATCCTCACGGCGCTGCTCGCCGTGGCTGCCAGCATCTCCCTGGTGGTGGGCGGCATCGGCATCTCCAACATCATGCTGGTGAGCGTGACCGAGCGCACCCGTGAGATCGGCGTGCGCCGGGCTCTGGGCGCCACCCAGCGGAACATCCTTTGGCAGTTCCTGGTGGAAGCGGTGGTGCTGGCCTTCTTCGGCGGCATCATCGGGGTGGCCTTCGCCATGTCCGCCATCGCCATCCTGCAGAAGTTCCAGGTGCCCGCCGTAACCGAGACCTGGGCCGTGGTGCTGGGCTTGGGCTTCAGTGGCATTGTGGGCGTGGTGGCCGGCTTCCTGCCGGCGTTGAAGGCTGCGAATTTGGATGTCATCGACGCTCTGAGGTACGAGTAG
- a CDS encoding MFS transporter: protein MATDAGGPPHDPYAVLRNPDYRWFIASMGLVTLGLQMQGLVVGWQVYVRTGDPLALGLVGLSEALPFIGVALFGGHVADRVNRLRLCMGSTLALAFCSALLLGFTWHFTTGAAAKAVVPIYGIIFLTGIVRAFYRPANLALGTDLLPKELYANGSTWRVSVFHSGMVLGPALGGLVYAWRGPVAAHALVLALLVTGFLGLLPIHYLPRAIRPQEGSIFASLGEGLRFVFSQKLLLGAISLDLFAVLFGGAVAVLPVFAKEVLMTGPHGLGALRAAPAVGSVLMGLTMAHLPPLRKAGRTLLFCVAGFGLAMIGFALSRSFVASLLLLAASGAMDNVSVVLRATLLQTLTPEHMLGRVSSVNQVFIGSSNEIGAFESGLAARLLGLVPSVVFGGCMTLLVVLFTSWRVPELRKMERIG, encoded by the coding sequence GTGGCAACCGACGCTGGGGGACCTCCGCACGATCCCTATGCGGTGCTGCGGAACCCCGACTACCGCTGGTTCATTGCTTCCATGGGCCTGGTGACGCTGGGCCTGCAGATGCAGGGCCTGGTGGTGGGCTGGCAGGTGTATGTCCGCACGGGCGATCCCTTGGCCCTGGGCTTGGTGGGATTGTCGGAAGCTTTGCCCTTCATCGGCGTGGCCCTGTTCGGCGGCCATGTGGCTGATCGCGTGAACCGGCTGCGTCTCTGCATGGGGTCCACGCTGGCGCTGGCGTTTTGCTCCGCCCTTCTGCTGGGTTTCACCTGGCATTTCACCACCGGGGCGGCGGCCAAGGCCGTGGTGCCGATCTATGGGATCATCTTCCTCACGGGCATTGTCAGGGCTTTCTACCGCCCGGCGAACCTGGCCCTGGGGACGGATCTGCTGCCCAAGGAACTCTACGCCAACGGTTCGACCTGGCGCGTGTCGGTGTTCCACTCCGGCATGGTGCTGGGGCCCGCCCTCGGTGGCCTCGTCTACGCCTGGCGGGGCCCGGTGGCGGCCCACGCCCTGGTGTTGGCGCTGCTGGTGACGGGGTTTCTGGGGCTGCTGCCCATCCACTACCTGCCCCGGGCCATCCGCCCTCAAGAGGGCTCCATCTTCGCCAGCCTGGGAGAAGGATTGCGCTTTGTCTTCTCCCAGAAGCTGCTGTTGGGGGCCATCAGTCTGGATCTGTTCGCGGTGCTCTTCGGCGGGGCGGTGGCGGTGCTGCCCGTCTTCGCCAAGGAAGTGCTGATGACGGGCCCCCACGGCCTTGGTGCTCTGCGCGCCGCCCCGGCGGTGGGCTCGGTGCTCATGGGCCTCACCATGGCGCACCTGCCTCCCCTGCGCAAAGCGGGGCGCACCCTGCTGTTCTGTGTGGCAGGCTTTGGCCTGGCCATGATCGGCTTCGCCCTCAGCCGCAGCTTCGTGGCGAGCCTGCTCCTGCTGGCGGCCAGCGGGGCCATGGACAACGTGAGCGTGGTGCTGCGGGCCACTCTGCTGCAGACCCTCACGCCTGAGCACATGCTGGGCCGCGTGTCCTCCGTGAACCAGGTCTTCATCGGCTCCAGCAACGAGATCGGCGCCTTTGAAAGCGGCCTGGCCGCGCGTCTGCTGGGCCTGGTGCCTTCGGTGGTCTTCGGGGGCTGCATGACGCTGCTGGTGGTGCTCTTCACGTCCTGGCGCGTGCCCGAACTGCGGAAGATGGAACGCATCGGCTGA
- a CDS encoding DUF4388 domain-containing protein, with the protein MAPLRDQPERPGEAFGSAVRGHELAHLIQIHSEHQFTGCLSFHDGESTGLVFFRAGAVVHAELGGRSGEEALCDLLDWPQGYVKLLPGLTSTATSLQKPCKRLLQDVNCILEFRRASHNTERLPEAPEGPPEKALKASEIIEKVKGVPGVLYAVLQTMDGQRIGDASFEGEVLAGQGSFLAMVSTQLSPAFQAGDTLSAVVEGASRHLLLLGLKHHLLCVLASGEHPAGAVEAQIRQAFAVAR; encoded by the coding sequence ATGGCGCCGTTGAGAGACCAGCCCGAGCGGCCGGGGGAGGCTTTTGGCAGTGCGGTGCGTGGCCATGAACTGGCCCATCTGATCCAAATCCACTCCGAGCATCAATTCACAGGGTGCCTCTCCTTTCATGATGGGGAATCCACAGGCTTGGTCTTCTTTCGAGCCGGGGCGGTGGTTCATGCGGAGCTCGGCGGTCGATCGGGCGAGGAGGCCCTGTGCGACCTTCTCGATTGGCCCCAGGGCTATGTCAAGCTCCTTCCTGGTTTGACCAGCACCGCCACGAGCCTGCAGAAGCCCTGCAAACGCCTCCTCCAGGACGTGAACTGCATCCTGGAATTCCGCAGGGCCAGCCACAACACCGAGCGCCTTCCAGAGGCTCCCGAGGGTCCTCCGGAGAAGGCGCTGAAGGCCAGTGAGATCATCGAGAAGGTCAAGGGGGTTCCGGGCGTTCTGTATGCCGTGCTTCAGACCATGGATGGCCAGAGGATCGGCGATGCGAGTTTTGAAGGGGAGGTCCTGGCCGGCCAGGGATCTTTTCTGGCCATGGTGAGTACCCAGTTGTCCCCGGCCTTTCAGGCGGGGGACACGTTGTCCGCGGTGGTGGAAGGCGCCTCGCGCCACCTGCTGCTGCTCGGATTGAAGCACCACCTCCTTTGCGTTCTGGCCAGCGGGGAACACCCTGCGGGCGCTGTGGAGGCTCAGATCCGGCAAGCCTTCGCCGTGGCCCGCTAA
- a CDS encoding roadblock/LC7 domain-containing protein, translating to MQTILDQMNTLPGMVGSLVYGPEGRILAQAFPAAFDASQLAEAVDMLLNGAHGLEVATGPIAMLDFRYRGARIIVRPIKGATLLLLCTPQANLPFLNISLGMAIPKVEKLAAQRALLPEPTPPGKADDSGSPSSSPLEADVEKLKGFEKVFLKMDSWIRKKSGIQDG from the coding sequence ATGCAGACGATCCTGGATCAAATGAACACGCTGCCCGGCATGGTGGGGAGCCTGGTTTACGGCCCCGAAGGGCGGATTCTCGCCCAGGCTTTTCCCGCGGCATTCGATGCGAGTCAGCTTGCTGAGGCCGTCGACATGCTCCTGAACGGAGCCCACGGCTTGGAGGTCGCCACGGGCCCCATCGCCATGCTCGATTTCCGCTACCGCGGCGCACGCATCATCGTCCGCCCCATCAAAGGCGCAACCCTGCTCCTGCTTTGCACGCCCCAGGCCAACCTCCCGTTTCTCAACATCTCGCTTGGGATGGCGATTCCCAAGGTCGAGAAGCTGGCGGCCCAGCGGGCGCTGCTTCCGGAGCCGACCCCGCCGGGGAAGGCCGACGATTCCGGAAGCCCTTCCAGTTCTCCGCTCGAAGCGGACGTGGAAAAGCTGAAAGGATTTGAAAAGGTGTTCTTGAAAATGGATTCCTGGATTCGCAAAAAGAGCGGGATCCAGGACGGCTAG
- the tpx gene encoding thiol peroxidase: MAQVTLKGNPIHTSGDLPKVGAAAPAYTLVRTDLSEVSAKDLAGQRVVLNIFPSVDTPTCAASVRKFNARANEKPNTTVLCISADLPFAQKRFCGAEGLDNVVPASSFRAADFGQSYGVTLVDGPLKGLLARAVVVVDEKGAVVHTELVPEIGNEPDYNAALAVL; the protein is encoded by the coding sequence ATGGCCCAAGTCACCCTCAAGGGCAACCCCATCCACACCTCTGGCGATCTGCCAAAGGTGGGCGCAGCTGCGCCGGCCTACACCCTGGTACGCACGGACCTGTCTGAAGTCTCTGCCAAAGACCTCGCGGGCCAGCGCGTGGTGCTGAACATCTTCCCCAGCGTGGACACACCCACCTGCGCCGCGAGCGTGCGCAAGTTCAACGCCCGCGCCAACGAGAAGCCCAACACCACCGTGCTCTGCATCAGCGCCGACCTGCCCTTCGCCCAGAAGCGCTTTTGTGGCGCCGAAGGCCTGGACAACGTGGTGCCCGCCTCCAGCTTCCGTGCCGCCGACTTCGGCCAGTCCTACGGTGTGACCCTGGTGGATGGCCCCCTGAAGGGCCTGTTGGCCCGCGCCGTCGTGGTGGTCGACGAGAAGGGTGCGGTCGTTCACACGGAGCTCGTCCCCGAAATCGGAAACGAGCCCGATTACAATGCGGCCCTGGCTGTTCTGTAA
- a CDS encoding DoxX family protein, which translates to MQHPARGLAVIRVAVALLLLSHAVHALLHPEEIRGLGDLLSARHLPMGHGLAWSVVILQTLCSLALLAGRFMLPACLGHLLVLAVGIGLVHAPRWYVVGGASEPGHPGAEYSALLMACLLALLWAQVRRPQIGDGEIPSHQGLDLVRIAAAAVIAAHPLHGFAYPEGLPAFGQFLQGLGYPFGHQLVWLILLIQTACSLALLARRFVVPACLGHSFILAMGIQTVHAPHWFVVGPGENGMEFSLLLIACFISVLLAHWPREAKGR; encoded by the coding sequence GTGCAGCATCCGGCCCGCGGCCTGGCCGTGATCCGGGTCGCCGTGGCCCTGCTGCTGCTGTCCCACGCCGTCCACGCCCTGCTGCACCCCGAAGAAATCCGCGGCCTCGGCGACCTCCTCTCGGCCCGCCACCTGCCGATGGGACACGGCCTCGCCTGGAGTGTGGTGATCCTGCAGACCCTTTGTTCTCTGGCTCTGCTGGCCGGGCGGTTCATGCTCCCTGCCTGCCTGGGCCACCTCCTGGTGCTGGCCGTGGGCATCGGGCTGGTGCACGCACCCCGATGGTACGTGGTGGGTGGAGCCTCAGAGCCGGGACACCCCGGCGCCGAGTACAGCGCGCTGCTGATGGCCTGCCTGCTGGCCTTGCTGTGGGCCCAAGTGCGGCGGCCCCAGATCGGAGATGGAGAGATCCCTTCCCACCAGGGCCTTGATCTGGTGCGGATCGCCGCGGCAGCCGTGATCGCCGCGCACCCCTTGCATGGATTCGCCTATCCCGAGGGCCTGCCCGCCTTCGGCCAGTTCCTGCAGGGCCTGGGCTACCCCTTCGGCCACCAGCTGGTGTGGTTGATCCTGCTGATTCAGACCGCTTGTTCCCTGGCCCTGCTGGCCCGCCGTTTCGTGGTGCCAGCTTGCCTAGGGCACAGCTTCATCCTGGCCATGGGCATTCAGACCGTGCACGCCCCCCACTGGTTCGTGGTGGGGCCTGGAGAGAATGGGATGGAATTCAGCCTGCTGCTGATTGCCTGCTTCATCAGCGTGCTGCTGGCCCACTGGCCAAGGGAAGCCAAGGGAAGGTGA
- a CDS encoding SGNH/GDSL hydrolase family protein — translation MRRACLGFLLGISASLLLAQAPMERAWVSAWTAPPDSEGPPLKPQTIRQILRPSIGGSSLRIRLSNLFGKAPLTLGPVHVAVPATGSAIQPGSDLALRFGGKPTVTIPVGGSALSDPVPMKVAALQELAISLYLPTEVPASTIHGFGNRTAYLSRGADATAAVAFPPGETDDSRYFLSDVEVAAVPGAQTLVAFGDSITDGVGSKLDGYGRWPDALAARLQDSPATAAIAVVNAGIAGNRILNDGVDPFVGPSGLARFDRDALDKPGARWVLLLSGSNDISASDMLPLSKDQVSAQQIIEGMKRLIARAHAKGLRIMGATLLPKAGVRKPFVHTEAGAAKRRVLNDWIRSSGAFDAIVDFEQVMGDPARPDHLLPAYDSGDHLHPNEAGYQAMAALVYRRLFVEASSGPH, via the coding sequence TTGCGACGTGCCTGCCTTGGTTTTCTGCTCGGTATCTCCGCATCCCTGCTACTGGCCCAGGCCCCCATGGAGCGGGCCTGGGTGTCCGCCTGGACGGCACCGCCTGACTCCGAAGGGCCGCCTCTCAAGCCCCAGACCATTCGTCAGATCCTCCGCCCCAGCATCGGCGGTTCAAGCCTGAGGATTCGACTCTCCAACCTGTTCGGGAAAGCGCCGCTCACCCTCGGCCCCGTACACGTGGCGGTGCCCGCTACGGGATCAGCCATCCAGCCAGGCAGTGATCTCGCCCTGCGTTTCGGCGGCAAGCCGACCGTGACCATCCCCGTGGGCGGCAGCGCCCTCAGCGACCCGGTTCCCATGAAGGTGGCCGCCTTGCAGGAGCTGGCCATCAGCCTGTACCTGCCCACCGAAGTTCCAGCCTCGACCATCCATGGCTTTGGAAACCGGACCGCCTACCTCTCACGCGGTGCCGATGCCACCGCCGCGGTGGCCTTCCCCCCGGGGGAGACCGATGACAGCCGCTACTTCCTTTCGGATGTCGAGGTGGCCGCTGTCCCGGGAGCCCAGACCCTGGTGGCCTTCGGCGATTCCATCACCGATGGCGTGGGCTCCAAGCTGGATGGCTACGGAAGATGGCCCGATGCGCTCGCGGCCAGGCTTCAAGACAGCCCGGCGACGGCCGCCATCGCCGTGGTCAATGCGGGCATCGCGGGAAATCGGATCCTCAATGATGGCGTCGATCCCTTCGTGGGCCCCAGCGGGCTGGCACGCTTCGACCGCGATGCCCTCGACAAGCCAGGGGCGCGCTGGGTCCTGCTGCTGAGCGGGAGCAATGACATCAGCGCCTCCGACATGCTGCCTTTGTCCAAGGATCAGGTATCGGCCCAGCAGATCATCGAGGGCATGAAGCGGCTCATCGCGCGCGCCCATGCCAAGGGCCTCAGGATCATGGGCGCCACCCTGCTGCCCAAGGCGGGAGTCAGGAAACCCTTTGTGCATACAGAAGCCGGCGCGGCCAAGCGCCGGGTGCTCAACGACTGGATCCGCAGCTCCGGCGCCTTCGACGCGATCGTCGATTTCGAGCAGGTGATGGGCGATCCCGCCCGCCCGGACCACCTCCTGCCCGCCTATGACAGCGGCGACCACCTGCATCCGAATGAGGCCGGATACCAGGCCATGGCGGCCCTGGTGTACCGACGCCTCTTTGTGGAAGCCTCCTCCGGGCCCCATTGA
- a CDS encoding DUF4136 domain-containing protein, with amino-acid sequence MRALPLSVALLSLAMLGACRGYNVTYDYDVTASYAKYKTFDYYTSKKGTGGTTSLMDKRVRAAVEKELQAKGFTMDTKADPDFLVTYYPVVTNHKVRTTVRSGWGWGYRPFYGGVGVSSSQVHNHKEGTIVIEIVDFKSNQMIWQGAAAGALTGLTNPEDADEVVPKAVKDILAKFPPR; translated from the coding sequence ATGCGTGCCCTGCCCCTATCCGTCGCCCTGCTCTCCCTCGCCATGCTGGGGGCCTGCCGCGGCTACAACGTGACCTACGACTACGATGTCACCGCCTCCTACGCCAAGTACAAGACCTTCGACTACTACACCTCGAAGAAGGGCACTGGCGGCACCACCAGCCTCATGGACAAGCGCGTCCGCGCCGCCGTGGAGAAGGAGCTGCAGGCCAAGGGCTTCACCATGGACACCAAGGCTGATCCTGATTTCCTCGTCACCTACTACCCTGTTGTGACCAACCACAAGGTCCGCACCACCGTCCGCAGTGGCTGGGGCTGGGGCTACCGGCCCTTCTACGGTGGCGTGGGGGTGAGCAGCAGCCAAGTGCACAACCACAAGGAAGGCACCATCGTCATCGAGATCGTGGATTTCAAGTCCAACCAGATGATCTGGCAGGGCGCCGCCGCCGGAGCGCTTACCGGCCTGACCAACCCCGAGGACGCCGACGAGGTGGTGCCCAAGGCCGTGAAGGACATCCTGGCCAAGTTCCCGCCGAGGTAG
- a CDS encoding PLP-dependent aminotransferase family protein, with product MVLDPTLDPGASSPLYLQLQRRLRGLIQQGEWRPGSRLPAVPELAQRWGVHRLTVLKALAGLKRTGWIQTVQGRGSFVAPRLPEAPGLRASSEFPFEGSPLLVHDGELGSWLGETLERAQDRHLVSFSAGFIPSDLLPGEQLRRLTAQVLKDLGSEAWVYSAPAGYLPYLEAVGRWLASEGEPIDEGWGIRSIPGAQSGLALSLESFTVPGDRVLVESPCYVGILALIRALGREAVPVPVDRQGLDPERLASALQRSEAKMLFTVPSFHNPTGMTQSKARRERVLALTRAHGVILVTDSAYGDLRFSGNSLPPFRRLEGADHVIHLGSFSKSLAAGLRMGYLIAKDDLLRRMAPIQEVQTIAQPPLMQAVVARFLDTGGFRRHLARLRRSLKERRDAMIEALAEHFPPGTQVSEPKGGMHLWVVMPEDFSALDLHRDALQHGLGFAPGPLFFADGRGTNCLRLNFSTHDPATTRDAIARLGHLVHRA from the coding sequence ATGGTTCTCGATCCCACCCTCGACCCTGGCGCGTCCAGCCCCCTCTATCTGCAATTGCAGAGGCGGCTCCGCGGACTCATCCAGCAGGGTGAGTGGCGACCGGGTTCCCGGCTGCCCGCCGTGCCTGAGCTGGCGCAGCGCTGGGGCGTGCATCGCCTCACGGTGCTGAAGGCCCTGGCGGGGTTGAAACGAACCGGTTGGATCCAGACGGTGCAGGGCAGGGGGAGCTTCGTGGCGCCCCGGCTGCCGGAGGCCCCAGGCCTGCGGGCCAGCAGCGAATTCCCCTTCGAGGGTTCGCCGCTGCTGGTGCATGACGGCGAGTTGGGCTCCTGGCTGGGCGAGACGCTGGAGCGGGCTCAGGACCGCCACCTCGTCAGCTTTTCGGCTGGCTTCATTCCTTCTGACCTCCTGCCTGGTGAGCAGCTGCGGCGCCTCACGGCCCAGGTGTTGAAGGATCTGGGTTCCGAAGCCTGGGTGTACTCGGCGCCTGCGGGATACCTGCCGTACCTCGAGGCCGTGGGCCGCTGGCTGGCCTCCGAAGGGGAACCCATTGATGAAGGCTGGGGCATCCGCTCCATTCCCGGCGCCCAGTCCGGGCTGGCCCTGTCCCTGGAATCCTTCACGGTGCCTGGCGACCGCGTGCTGGTGGAGAGCCCCTGTTACGTGGGCATCCTGGCCCTCATCCGCGCCCTGGGCCGCGAGGCGGTGCCCGTGCCGGTGGATCGCCAGGGCCTCGACCCCGAGCGCCTGGCCTCGGCCCTGCAGCGCAGCGAAGCGAAGATGCTCTTCACGGTGCCCAGTTTCCACAACCCCACGGGCATGACGCAGTCCAAGGCCCGCCGTGAACGCGTGCTGGCCCTCACCCGCGCCCATGGCGTGATTCTGGTGACGGATTCGGCCTACGGTGATCTGCGTTTCTCGGGCAACTCCCTGCCGCCCTTCCGGCGGCTGGAAGGTGCAGACCACGTCATCCACCTGGGCAGCTTCTCCAAGTCTCTGGCGGCGGGTCTGCGCATGGGCTACCTCATCGCCAAGGACGATCTTTTGCGGCGCATGGCGCCCATCCAGGAGGTGCAGACCATCGCCCAGCCACCTCTCATGCAGGCGGTGGTGGCGCGCTTCCTCGACACCGGCGGCTTCCGGCGCCACCTGGCCCGGCTGCGCCGTTCGCTGAAGGAGCGCCGGGACGCCATGATCGAGGCCCTCGCGGAGCATTTTCCGCCAGGTACGCAGGTCTCCGAGCCCAAGGGCGGCATGCACCTCTGGGTAGTGATGCCCGAGGATTTCTCTGCATTGGACCTGCACCGCGATGCGCTGCAGCACGGCCTGGGCTTTGCCCCGGGGCCCCTCTTCTTCGCCGACGGCCGGGGCACCAACTGTCTCCGCCTCAACTTCTCCACCCACGACCCGGCGACCACCCGGGACGCCATCGCGCGGCTGGGCCATCTGGTCCACCGGGCCTGA